The Skermanella pratensis genome has a window encoding:
- a CDS encoding Crp/Fnr family transcriptional regulator: MATMGLEEKLAVLAEHSLLKHVDPGELSQLAAYATVAQHRPRAIIFRQGDPGSSMMAVLSGRVRICSYSAEGKEVTLNIVRKGEYFGEIALLDGKSRTAEAVAIEDTGLLVLERRHFLPWLESHPTVCLRMFNVLCDRLRRTSTQLEDTLFLEVPIRLARCLVRLATAFGVEERGGGTRIDVKLSQQQLGTLVGITRESTNKHLNEWQRDGLITVSAGSITIRDLDGLRELADFYDEDEAEA; encoded by the coding sequence ATGGCCACTATGGGACTGGAGGAGAAGCTTGCCGTCCTGGCGGAGCACTCCTTGCTCAAGCATGTCGATCCCGGCGAGCTGTCGCAGCTGGCGGCCTATGCCACCGTCGCGCAACACCGGCCGCGGGCCATCATCTTCCGCCAGGGCGATCCCGGTTCCAGCATGATGGCCGTGCTTTCCGGCCGCGTCCGGATCTGCAGCTACTCGGCCGAAGGCAAGGAGGTGACGCTGAACATCGTCCGCAAGGGCGAGTATTTCGGCGAGATCGCCCTGCTCGACGGCAAGTCCCGGACGGCCGAGGCGGTGGCGATCGAGGACACCGGCCTGCTGGTGCTGGAGCGGCGGCACTTCCTGCCATGGCTGGAGAGCCATCCCACCGTCTGCCTGCGCATGTTCAACGTGCTGTGCGACCGGCTGCGCCGAACCAGCACCCAGTTGGAGGACACCCTGTTCCTGGAAGTGCCGATCCGGCTCGCCCGCTGCCTCGTCCGACTGGCGACGGCCTTCGGGGTGGAGGAGCGGGGCGGAGGGACCCGGATCGACGTCAAGCTCTCCCAGCAGCAATTGGGCACCCTGGTCGGCATCACCCGGGAAAGCACCAACAAGCACCTGAACGAGTGGCAGCGCGACGGGCTGATCACGGTCTCGGCGGGATCGATCACGATCCGCGATCTCGACGGCCTGCGGGAGCTTGCCGACTTCTACGACGAGGACGAGGCGGAGGCCTGA
- a CDS encoding mechanosensitive ion channel family protein, with the protein MKTSGRRLPLPTLPLAVTLCGFALSFLWPMVRSRLGLGMDGAFDGAVTLLAGSAGWFGLAWFGTRVVDGLLRRPAASDRSPAAPRLVGDLTRVLFFGLAGLAVASFVLRLPVTGLIATSGVVIAVLGFALRNILADIFSGIAINVEHPYRIGDWIQVGAASGGPGATGKVVEVNWRSTRLLTTDGTTVILPNGLIAGSRFVNYSLPDASYRASLRVHLDPAVPVRRARRVLLSALLSVDHLLAEGQSDVVVDSVGEAGVCYLLRFRVPDHGAEVACRDAVAAAVLKALRDAGLAVSAPRRSLVPQNRAGRDLEGMDICRRMLGAIPLFQAFTTAELDALASRMKRRQFASGAVVVNQGDQGSSLFLVTEGLLEVRGTVMGGDGSRPVVLDRMAPGAIFGEMALLTGEPRSATVEALTDAVVYELAGEHLRPLLHDRAELAERLSELMAERAEHNAEKRATALRPMPVAPAPHRRDLLDRLRDFFGLPAP; encoded by the coding sequence ATGAAGACGTCCGGACGTCGGCTGCCCCTGCCCACCTTGCCCCTGGCCGTGACCCTCTGCGGCTTCGCGCTGAGCTTCCTGTGGCCGATGGTCCGCTCGCGGCTTGGGCTGGGGATGGACGGCGCATTCGACGGTGCCGTGACGCTGCTGGCCGGGTCCGCCGGCTGGTTCGGGCTGGCCTGGTTCGGGACCCGCGTGGTCGACGGGTTGCTGCGGCGGCCGGCGGCATCCGACCGGTCGCCTGCGGCGCCCCGGCTGGTCGGCGACCTGACGCGCGTCCTGTTCTTCGGGCTGGCCGGACTGGCGGTCGCCAGCTTCGTCCTTCGCCTGCCGGTCACCGGCCTGATCGCGACATCGGGCGTGGTCATAGCGGTCCTGGGATTCGCGCTGCGCAACATCCTGGCCGACATCTTCTCCGGCATCGCGATCAATGTCGAACATCCCTACCGGATCGGCGACTGGATCCAGGTGGGAGCGGCCTCCGGCGGACCCGGGGCGACGGGCAAGGTGGTCGAGGTCAACTGGCGCTCGACCCGGCTGCTGACGACGGACGGGACCACCGTCATACTGCCCAACGGCCTGATCGCCGGCAGCCGCTTCGTCAACTACAGCCTGCCGGATGCCTCCTACCGGGCGTCGCTGCGGGTCCACCTGGACCCTGCGGTGCCGGTCAGGCGGGCGCGCCGGGTGCTGCTGTCCGCCCTGCTGTCGGTCGACCACCTGCTGGCCGAGGGGCAGTCGGACGTGGTGGTGGACAGCGTCGGGGAGGCGGGCGTCTGCTACCTGCTGCGCTTCCGGGTGCCGGACCACGGCGCGGAGGTGGCCTGCCGCGACGCGGTGGCCGCCGCCGTGCTGAAGGCGCTGCGCGACGCCGGCCTGGCGGTCTCGGCGCCGCGCCGGAGCCTGGTCCCGCAGAACCGCGCCGGCCGCGACCTGGAAGGCATGGACATCTGCCGCCGCATGCTGGGCGCGATCCCCCTGTTCCAGGCTTTCACGACCGCCGAACTCGACGCGCTGGCGAGCCGGATGAAGCGCCGGCAGTTCGCGTCCGGCGCCGTGGTGGTCAACCAGGGCGACCAGGGGTCCTCGCTCTTCCTGGTGACCGAGGGGCTGCTGGAAGTCCGGGGCACCGTCATGGGCGGGGACGGATCGCGGCCGGTCGTGCTGGACCGCATGGCACCGGGAGCCATCTTCGGCGAGATGGCGCTGCTGACCGGCGAACCGCGCAGCGCCACGGTGGAGGCCCTGACCGACGCCGTCGTCTACGAACTGGCCGGCGAGCATCTGCGCCCGCTGCTGCACGACCGCGCCGAACTGGCAGAAAGGCTTTCGGAGCTGATGGCGGAACGGGCGGAGCACAACGCGGAGAAGCGCGCGACCGCGCTGCGCCCGATGCCGGTCGCGCCGGCCCCCCACCGGCGCGACCTGCTGGACCGCCTGCGGGACTTCTTCGGACTGCCGGCGCCATGA